A genome region from Paradevosia shaoguanensis includes the following:
- a CDS encoding sugar isomerase domain-containing protein, with the protein MSTLYISKLTKLAEQAGAANEDAFVKASAAMATTLANKGLVHLYGSGHSVLPVQETFPRYGSYVGFNPLTDPRVMWHNVLGAGGVRELLWLERTEKYAEKFLDHQPLNEGDTIVIFGHSGRNASGIDTALYAKKRGMTVIAITAKANLDKPATHSSGKRLADAADIVIDTGAPIEDAIVEVKGWSRPVSGSSTVLAMIMMHELIARTAQNLADKGVELPVFASPTIAGVTLHDTDIIYGVYRERMIEAQSKHLDTFKKTMAAE; encoded by the coding sequence ATGTCCACTCTCTATATCAGCAAGCTCACCAAGCTTGCCGAGCAGGCCGGCGCCGCCAATGAAGACGCCTTCGTCAAGGCTTCGGCCGCCATGGCCACGACTCTCGCAAACAAGGGTCTCGTCCACCTCTATGGTTCGGGCCACTCGGTGCTGCCCGTGCAGGAAACCTTCCCGCGCTATGGTTCCTATGTCGGCTTCAACCCGCTGACCGATCCGCGCGTGATGTGGCACAACGTGCTGGGCGCCGGTGGCGTGCGTGAACTGCTCTGGCTCGAGCGCACGGAGAAGTACGCGGAAAAATTCCTCGACCATCAGCCGCTCAATGAAGGCGACACCATCGTCATCTTCGGTCACTCGGGCCGCAATGCCTCGGGTATCGATACGGCGCTCTATGCCAAGAAGCGCGGGATGACCGTCATCGCCATCACGGCGAAGGCGAACCTCGACAAGCCGGCGACCCATTCGTCGGGCAAGCGCCTGGCCGATGCGGCCGATATCGTCATCGATACCGGAGCCCCGATCGAAGACGCCATCGTCGAGGTCAAGGGCTGGAGCCGTCCGGTTTCGGGTTCCTCGACCGTGCTCGCCATGATCATGATGCACGAGCTCATCGCCCGTACGGCGCAGAACCTGGCCGACAAGGGCGTGGAGCTGCCGGTCTTCGCCTCGCCGACCATTGCCGGGGTGACGCTGCATGACACGGACATCATCTATGGCGTCTATCGCGAGCGCATGATCGAGGCTCAGTCCAAGCACCTGGATACCTTCAAGAAGACCATGGCTGCCGAGTAA